The genomic region CCACGGCGTTCCGGTGGTGATCCACGCCGGCGACGCGCCCGCCTCCCCGGCCTACGGCTGCGACGTCCAGGCGCTCTGCACGCCCCGCGCCCTCGCCCGTGCCCTCGCCCGCCACCGGCGCACCCAGCTCGTCGTTCCGCACCTCGGCGCGGAGCGGATGGAGGAGGTCGCGGCGCTCCTCGGCGATCACGAGAACCTCCACCTCGACACCACCATGGCCCTCGCCGGCTTCTTCCCCGTGGGTCCCGGCGGCAAGGCGCAGGGCGACGAGGCCCAGCGCTGGCTCGATCGCGCGCTCGCCCTGGTCCGGGCCCATCCCGATCGGATCCTCTACGGCACCGACTTTCCCAACCTGCCCTACGCCTGGGATACGGAGCTGCGGACGCTCGAAGCGGCGGGGCTCGAGCCGGCGGCGCTCCGGGCGATCCTCGGCGGGAACGCCGCCCGGCTCTTCCGCATCGATTAGCTGCGCCTGCGCCCTGCGCCAGCCGACCGCTCCTTCTTCCGGCGGTGGTAGAGCATCAGGTTGTAGTGGCTCTTGCACAGGCCCTTGGCCGCAGCGTCGCGGTCGCAGCCCTCGTGCGCACAGCGCTTCTTCCGGCGCTGCGTCGCTTCCTGCGCTGCCGGCGCGCTGCCGAGGGCACGGGCGATCCCCGCGCCGATCTCGTCGCCGAGCCGCACGGCGAGCCGCTCCAGCGTCGCCGTGAGATCGACGGTGCCGGCGGCGTGGCGCCGGGATCCGGATCGAGCCATGCGGTTCACCTCGTCGGGATGCGTTCGAGGGCTCGATCCTCGCGCCTCCTCCCGCTCCGGTCAACGCCGGCACGCCGCGTTGCCGGAGTGCGGCGGCAGGGCCATCGTCAGAAGGTGCAAAGGAGGTAATGCGTGACCCTTCGATTCGACGTGCATGTCCACAGCGCGCGCTCGGTTGCCGGCGCACCGACCGCCGATCGGCTCGTCCGCCTCGCGGAGCAGGCGGGACTCGATGGCCTGGTGCTCACCGAGCTCGGCGAGCGGTGGTCCGAGCGGGAGCTCGTGAGCCTGCGGCAGCGCACGGAGACGCAGCTCATCGTGCTCTCGGCGGAATACCTCATCGTCGACGACGTGAGCCTGCTCGCCTACGGCTTCTCCGGTTCGCTTCCGCCCCTCGACGACCTCGAGACGGCGATCGGACGGATCCGCGCCGAGGGCGGCACGGCGGTGGTGGCCTATCCCTTCGACGACGGAGCGCCCTCCCTGCAGCGCCTGGTGGATCTCGGCGTGCAGGGGATCGAGGTCTACTCCGCGAACGGCGAGCTGCCCACCGACCAGCAGCTCGAGGAGGCGCGCAGGCTGGGCCTCTTCACGGTGGCGGGCTCGGGCTTCCGCGGCGGCAGCGGCACGTCGGTCGGCGATTGCCACACGCTGATCGACGCGGACGTGCGCTCGGGGCGCGATCTCGCGGTGGCGATCCGCAGCGGCAGGGCCCGCGCCGTCTTCGGTCCGCCGCCGCGCGCCGCAGCGGGCCATCGCGCCCCGGTGGTGCGCCACGAGCAGGCGCAGGCCGGCGCGTCCCGCGGCTAGCTGAAACGAAGCGTGCCGGGCGCCGCAGGCAGCGGGGCCCGGCACCGTTGCACGGAGGGGGCACGATGTTCCGCAGGATCCTGGTCGGCGTCGACGGTTCGGAGGTCTCCCTCGCAGCTGCAGCGGCTGCAGGGCGGCTCGCAACGGAGGGAGGCGGCGACGTCACGATCTGCCACGTGGTGGCGCCAGCGCCGGTCTTCGTCGATGCGGCCGCGCTGACCCTGGTCGAATACGATCGCCGCGCGGCCGAGGAGTCCGGGCGGATCCTGCAGCAGGCACGCGCCAGGCTACCTGCCGAGCTGCACGTCGAGGAGAAGGTGCTGCATGGGCAGCCCGCCTCCAGCCTGGTGGAGGAGGCGCGGCTCCGTGGCTACGATCTCCTCGTCGTCGGTAGCCATGGCCGCAGCGGCATCCGGCGCTTTCTCCTCGGTAGCGTCGCCTCGCAGGTGGTGGCGCACGCGCCCATTCCCGTTCTGGTTCACCGCGATTCACAAGGCGTATCAGAACCCTCGTAACCTTTTGCCGGCTCACACGTCCGATCGGGGCTGGGGCCTGCCAGGGCGCGGGACCCGCTCCCTTCACTTCGGGTCAACACGCGGCTTCGCACTGTCTGTGCGAGTGCGCTTGAAACCGACCTCCTCGTTTGTTACTCAGTGTGCGAACGCCAATGCTGCCGCCCGCAGCGGGGTCACCACCGCATGAACGCCAGAACCAAGGATCTCTCCAACCGCATCGCGAACCGGGTTCGCGACCTCCGCCTCGAACGCGGCTGGTCGCAGCCGGAGCTCGCCCGCAGGTCCACCCTCTCCAACGCCATGGTCAGCATGGTCGAGCGCGGCGAGCGCACCCCCTCGCTCGAGGCACTGGCCGCCCTCGCCTCGGCCCTCGACGTCGACCCGGCCATCCTCCTCACCGTCGACGAGACGGCCAGCATGAAGGCCGACGCGCGCCGCCTCGCCGAGGAGCTCTCGGATCTGAAGCTTCCCCGCGCCGACATCGAGGCGATCCGCCGCATCGCCCGTGCCCTCGCCGGCGATCGGGACGCCGCAGCCAGCCGGAAGCAGGCCAAGCGGGCCTGAAGGCGGGACGCTGCCGGCCCCTCGCGGTGCGGGGCCGGCGGCAACTCCCTGCGGATCAGCGGCAGGCCACCCGTGGCCGCGCTGCCCGCGTCCGTTCCACCGCCGTCCGCACCGCGTCGAAGAGCACCGCGAGGTCCAGCGGCTTGACCAGGATCCGCTCGATTCCCGCGGCACGCGCCGCCCGCGCCACCTCGGCCCTCGCCCGGCCCGTGGTGAGCAGGACGGGGACGCCAGCGAGCGGCCCCTCCCGCAGCTCCCGCACCAGCTCGATCCCGTCGACGGCGCCGAGATGCCCGTCCACGAGCAGCACGTCGGGTCGATGGCGCTCCAGGTGCTCTCGAAGCAACTCGGCACGGGCAGCCACCGCCACGTCGTGACCGCAGGTGCGCAGGGCTTCCGCGATCACCTCGGCGCAGTCGACGTCGTCCTCCACCACCAGCACGGAGCAGGGCTCCATCCGTACCTCCCTCCGACCGCCGCGGCTCACGCTGCGCGTCCTCGAGATCCGCACACCCGATGGCCGGACGCGATCAAGCTTGCGCCGCACCTTTGGGCAGGGAAGCCCCTGGCCGGGAGCCACCCGGGCGTCAGCCGATCTCCCGCCGTCCCGGCTCCTGCACCAGCGCCGCGAGCGCCTTGACCAGCGGGAGCACGAACCCCGCCTTCTCCAGCACCACGTCGGCCCCAGCCAGAAGCGTCGCCCGCTCCGGCGTGATCGGCAGCGCGGTGTGGACGACCACACGCAGATCGGAGAGACGCGCGTCGGCGCGGATGCAGTGGAGCAACTCCGCGCCGCCGACCGAGGGCAGGAGCAGATCGATCACCGCTGCGTCGAAACCGCCGCCGGCGAGGCGCGCGTAGGCCTCGGCTCCATCCTCGACCGTCTCCACCGCGAAACCCTCGCGCCCCAGCCACCTCGACAGGAGCGCGGCGTAGTCGCGGTCGTCTTCCACCACGAGCACCTTCATCGGTCCGCCTGCCTCTCCCCCCGGGTTCGGCTGCATCGGCCCCGCGGTGTGCGCCGGAGCCCTCCCCTGCGTGCAAGGTAGGGGTGCAGGCAGCCTGGCGGCCAAGCCCACGTGGGCCCCCGAAGGGCGGCGCTCCCACAGCGAGCAGGCGTCAGCCCGGCAGCGCGTAGATCACGCCGTCGATCTCCTCGACGGCGACGGGGGTGAGGGCGCTCCCCTTCGGACACATGCCGCCGGCGCAGGCACCGGTGCCGGGCTCGTAGAGGGCGCCGTGGGCCCTGCAGAGCAACCGCGTGCCGTCCGGATGGAAGAAGCTGCCGTTGCCCAGGTCGAGCTCCACCTCGCGGTGGGTGCAACGGTTCACGTAGGCGTGGAGCGCGCCGCGGAAGCGGATCACGAAGGCGTCGACGGCGGCGCCGCCGCTGCTCGCACGGAAGCGGATGGCGCCGCCCTCTGGGAGCTGGGCGCTGGAGGCGATGGCGGTGCGTTCCATGGGGGCCGTTTCTCGCGTGAAAAGCAGGCGGGCGCGGCACCGTAGCGAACGGGGGGCGGCGGGGTCAACGCGCCTGCTTGTCACCGAAATCGACGTGCCTAGCTTCCGCATCAACCGGCAGGGGCCGGGGAACGGGTGGGGGCGAAAGGGAGGCGGCGATGGCACCGTTCGACAACGCACGCGCACGCAAGATGAACGACGAAGAGGAGAGCTTCCTCGACTGGGAAGGCGAGGCCACCCTCTTCGAAGACGACGAAGCCGAGGACGAGGAGGACGACACCGAGGAGGCCAGCGCCGCCCTCGACGAAGAAGAGGACGACGACGCCTACGACGACGAGGACGACGAGATCGAGGAGCTCGATTTCGGCTGAGTCTGTCGCGCTTCCTTGTCGGCAGGCTGCCACCCGGTATCCTTACCCGGTGTGAGACGGGAGGGACCGCCGTGGCAGCCAACTCGACGACCCCGGCCTGGGAGAGCACGGCCTGCTCGGATCCGGGCCGGGTCCGCGAAAGCAACGAGGACGCAGTCCGCATCGATCCGGCCCTCGGCCTGGTCTGCGTCTGCGACGGCATGGGCGGTCATGCCTCCGGCGAGGTCGCGAGCGGGCTCGCCGTCGCGGCCATCCACCGCGCGGTGGCGCAGGCGCCCGGGGGCGAACCTGCAGCGAGCCTGCGCTCGGCGCTGGTCGACGCATCCAACCAGATCCACCAGCGATCGGAAGCGGACCCGGCGCTCCGCGGCATGGGTACCACCGCGGTGGCCGCCCTTCTCGGCAAGGGCCGGATCGCGATCGCCTGGGCGGGCGATTCGCGCGCCTATCGCTACCGCGCCGGCAGGCTCGAGCAGCGCACCACCGATCATTCGCTCCTGCAGGAGTTCATCCAGATCCGCCAGCCCTCCCCCGAGGAGATCGCCCGCTTCCCGCTCAAGAACGTGATCACGCGCTCCCTCGGCACCGAGCCCGAGCTCGAGCCGGAGACGTTCGAGGAGGTGGTCGCGCCGGGGGACCTCTACCTCCTCTGCACCGACGGCCTCACCAACATGGTGGTCGACGAGGCGATCGCCGCGATCCTGGCGAGCGAGCCCGATCTCGACACGGCGTGCAGGCGCCTCGTCGACGCCGCCAACGAAGCGGGCGGCGCCGACAACATCACCGTGGCCCTGGCCCGCTACCGGTAGCGGAAGCGGTGGGCGATGGGAAAGCGCCACCCCTCGCCGAACGCGCGGGGCGTCACCTTGAGGTTGGGCGCACCCTGCCGCCGCTTGTACTCCGAGGCGATCACCAGCGAGAGCACCCGGCGCACGGTGGCCTCGTCGTCCCCCTGCGCCACCAGCTCCGCCACCGAGCGCTTCTCGAGGACGTAGCCCCGCAGGATCCGATCGAGCACCTCGTAGGGCGGCAGGCTGTCCTGGTCGGTCTGGTTCTCGCGGAGCTCCGCGGAGGGCGGCCTGGTGATGATCCGCTCGGGGATCACCTCGCGCTCGCGGTTGAGGTGGCGTGACAGCTGGTAGACCAGCGTCTTGGGCAGGTCGCCGATGACCGCGAGGCCCCCGGCCATGTCGCCGTAGAGGGTGCAGTAGCCCACGCCGATCTCGCTCTTGTTGCCGGTGGTGAGCAGGAGCGATCCGAATTTGTTGGAGAGCGCCATCAGGATCACGCCGCGGCTGCGGGCCTGCAGGTTCTCCTCGGTGAGGTCCGGCTGCGTGCCGGCGAAGAGCGGCGCCAGCGTCTCGGTGAAGGCGCCGTAGGCCTTCTCGATCGGCACCGACTCGAATCGGATCCCGAGGTTCCGGGCGAGGGCCTCGGCGTCCTCGTTCGACATCGCCGAGGTGTAGCGGGAGGGCATCGCGACGCCGAGCACGTTCTCCGGCCCCAGCGCACGCGCAGCGATCGCCGCGGTGAGGGCAGAATCGATCCCGCCGGAGAGGCCGAGCAGCACCGAGCGGAAGCCGGTCCTC from Vulgatibacter sp. harbors:
- a CDS encoding helix-turn-helix domain-containing protein gives rise to the protein MNARTKDLSNRIANRVRDLRLERGWSQPELARRSTLSNAMVSMVERGERTPSLEALAALASALDVDPAILLTVDETASMKADARRLAEELSDLKLPRADIEAIRRIARALAGDRDAAASRKQAKRA
- a CDS encoding universal stress protein; protein product: MFRRILVGVDGSEVSLAAAAAAGRLATEGGGDVTICHVVAPAPVFVDAAALTLVEYDRRAAEESGRILQQARARLPAELHVEEKVLHGQPASSLVEEARLRGYDLLVVGSHGRSGIRRFLLGSVASQVVAHAPIPVLVHRDSQGVSEPS
- a CDS encoding response regulator translates to MKVLVVEDDRDYAALLSRWLGREGFAVETVEDGAEAYARLAGGGFDAAVIDLLLPSVGGAELLHCIRADARLSDLRVVVHTALPITPERATLLAGADVVLEKAGFVLPLVKALAALVQEPGRREIG
- a CDS encoding response regulator, with amino-acid sequence MEPCSVLVVEDDVDCAEVIAEALRTCGHDVAVAARAELLREHLERHRPDVLLVDGHLGAVDGIELVRELREGPLAGVPVLLTTGRARAEVARAARAAGIERILVKPLDLAVLFDAVRTAVERTRAARPRVACR
- a CDS encoding amidohydrolase family protein — encoded protein: MDTLRTMRVIDAHVHAFPPRVFEAIWRWFDRHAWPVQAHYRLQAREVVRHLLDAGVDRVVALHYAHLPGMAAALNRFVADLAAEEPRVVPCATVLPGEPGAGAILDEALGPLRCRGVKIHCHVQCVAPDDPRLDDVYAAAAAHGVPVVIHAGDAPASPAYGCDVQALCTPRALARALARHRRTQLVVPHLGAERMEEVAALLGDHENLHLDTTMALAGFFPVGPGGKAQGDEAQRWLDRALALVRAHPDRILYGTDFPNLPYAWDTELRTLEAAGLEPAALRAILGGNAARLFRID
- a CDS encoding Rieske (2Fe-2S) protein, which translates into the protein MERTAIASSAQLPEGGAIRFRASSGGAAVDAFVIRFRGALHAYVNRCTHREVELDLGNGSFFHPDGTRLLCRAHGALYEPGTGACAGGMCPKGSALTPVAVEEIDGVIYALPG
- a CDS encoding Stp1/IreP family PP2C-type Ser/Thr phosphatase, producing the protein MAANSTTPAWESTACSDPGRVRESNEDAVRIDPALGLVCVCDGMGGHASGEVASGLAVAAIHRAVAQAPGGEPAASLRSALVDASNQIHQRSEADPALRGMGTTAVAALLGKGRIAIAWAGDSRAYRYRAGRLEQRTTDHSLLQEFIQIRQPSPEEIARFPLKNVITRSLGTEPELEPETFEEVVAPGDLYLLCTDGLTNMVVDEAIAAILASEPDLDTACRRLVDAANEAGGADNITVALARYR
- a CDS encoding PHP domain-containing protein, which translates into the protein MTLRFDVHVHSARSVAGAPTADRLVRLAEQAGLDGLVLTELGERWSERELVSLRQRTETQLIVLSAEYLIVDDVSLLAYGFSGSLPPLDDLETAIGRIRAEGGTAVVAYPFDDGAPSLQRLVDLGVQGIEVYSANGELPTDQQLEEARRLGLFTVAGSGFRGGSGTSVGDCHTLIDADVRSGRDLAVAIRSGRARAVFGPPPRAAAGHRAPVVRHEQAQAGASRG